In Pelobacter propionicus DSM 2379, the genomic window CAATGAAGGTTCCGCGCAACAGGGTGAGCCCCACAACAACAAAGATATTGCTGGCAATCAGCCAAGCATCAGAAACATTTACTTTGACCGAAATATCAAACAAAACAGACACCAGCAAAAACACCGTGAGAGAAATAGTAAGAAGATTGGCTATTGCTCAAGAACTAAGGATAGGCGCAGAAGTAGACAGTCGTCATAAGACAAGCAAATTCGGAACAGGAGTATTCTGGAATCAACTGGAAAAAGACGGAAACATACCACTCAAGAGCTTGCCAAGCTAGTCAGATAAGACAGTATATCGTCCCCCTTTACAAAAAGGGGGTTATTTTATATTAGCATTGACATTATAAGCTAAACGCATATAATGTACTTATGGTTATTGATTTCACGTTAAGGGAGAACGATATGGAGAGCGCTGTTACCAAAAGTCATGATTTGGCCCACATCCCCTTGGGGGCGATTGTCACAGGGAATAACCCCCGTCAGTTTTTCTGTCCAACAGCGATGGAAGAACTGATTGCCTCGGTTCGTCAGAAGGGTGTGATTCAGCCGATCTGCCTCAATGTCCTTGAGGGTGGGAAATACCAGATTATCGCTGGCGAACGCCGCTATCGTGCCGCCCTTGAGGTCTATGGTGCTGAGGGAACAATCCCTGCTATCGTAACATCTGTTGACTCTAGCGAAGCAGATTCGATGGCCCTTATCGAAAACGCAATCAGAGAGAATATGTCCCCCACCGAAGAGGCTGTTGCAGCAGGGAAGATGCTGGCAAAGAATAACAACAACCGTGATGAAACCGCAGCAGAGCTTGGGTGGCATGTAAGTAAGTTGAATCGCCGTCTTGCGTTACTGAACCTTGTGGCAGAAGCCATGACCGCACTGAACGAGAGGCGCATCATGCTCGGCCATGCTGAGTTGTTGGCAGCAGTTCCCCAGGACAAACAAACTAAAGCACTGGAAACGATCACAGCAATGAAGATGCCTGTTCAACAGGTCAAAGAGTTGCTTGCAAAGGCATCAACCGCTTTTGAATCAGCCATATTCGATACGGCTCGATGTGCTTCGTGCCAATACAATTCAGAACAACAAAGTGCGCTTTTCACCGAGGCGATTGAGAGCGGGCGTTGCACCAACCAGTCCTGTTATGACACCAAAACTCGTGTCCGCATCGAAGAAATACGTGACGAGGTTTCGCAAGAAGTGCAGACCGTTAAGGTCATTGAGATTGGTGATACCTCTACTACTGTTTGTCTGACAAAAGATGGAGGTCTTGGAGTCGGAGCTGAACAGTTTGATGCGTGTCTTGCCTGTTCAAAATTCGGAGCAACCGTGTCGGCAATTCCCGGCGAGGAAGGAAAGATTGAGCGATCTGTCTGCTTTGATAGCGATTGTCACCGCAAAATGGTTGCAGAAAGGGTGAAATCGGAAAAGGCCAATCAATCATCTTCCAAGGAAAACGAGGGTCAGACAACGCCTGTCACCGAAACAGAAACGGCACCGGCGTCAGCAACCTCGAAAGCCAAGGGTACTGGCACTCAAAAAAAGGCGTCTGACCTCTCTGAGCGAGTAAAGGAATATCGACGCAAACAGGTTTGGGAGCCAGCCGTAAAGAGGGAGCTTGTGTCCCAACAGGACAAGGCTAGGGCTTTTGTTCTCGATCTGTTGTTGTCGGGTGATGCAGGGAAACCTGACCACATGATTCTTGTAAAACTTTTTGGCAAAATCACGGGTGGGGATTATCCTGTGAGCGCGAAAGAAGAAGGCTACCCTGAGAAGCCTTATGGACTTGATTCTGACCAGCAGAGCAAACTTTTCGCGGCTGCT contains:
- a CDS encoding PRTRC system ParB family protein produces the protein MESAVTKSHDLAHIPLGAIVTGNNPRQFFCPTAMEELIASVRQKGVIQPICLNVLEGGKYQIIAGERRYRAALEVYGAEGTIPAIVTSVDSSEADSMALIENAIRENMSPTEEAVAAGKMLAKNNNNRDETAAELGWHVSKLNRRLALLNLVAEAMTALNERRIMLGHAELLAAVPQDKQTKALETITAMKMPVQQVKELLAKASTAFESAIFDTARCASCQYNSEQQSALFTEAIESGRCTNQSCYDTKTRVRIEEIRDEVSQEVQTVKVIEIGDTSTTVCLTKDGGLGVGAEQFDACLACSKFGATVSAIPGEEGKIERSVCFDSDCHRKMVAERVKSEKANQSSSKENEGQTTPVTETETAPASATSKAKGTGTQKKASDLSERVKEYRRKQVWEPAVKRELVSQQDKARAFVLDLLLSGDAGKPDHMILVKLFGKITGGDYPVSAKEEGYPEKPYGLDSDQQSKLFAAAGVSAVGAIAEKRLKKLLGFLETDLGKYWKINQDFLSLLTKSEIESVCKNVGIDAVIKDFAKVIGGKKEEAIKTILNAEFDFEGAVPSMLKY